GCAGATATAGGAGTGATGAGTGGAGCCATCATCTACATAAAAAAAGACCTCAACATCAACGATGTACAAGTGGAGATTCTAGCAGGAATCCTCAATCTCTATTCCCTTATTGGATCCGCCGCCGCTGGCCGAACTTCCGATTGGATAGGCCGCCGGAACACTATGGTGGTGGCGGCAGTAATCTTCTTTGTAGGAGCAATCTTAATGGGTTTCGCTACTAACTATGCCTTCCTCATGTTTGGCCGATTCGTCGCTGGCATCGGTGTCGGTTACGCGCTCATGATTGCTCCGGTTTACACGGCTGAGGTGTCACCGGCGTCTTCTCGGGGTTTCCTCACTTCATTTCCTGAAGTGTTTATTAATGGAGGTACGTGCACGTAGTTAGCTAGTAATGTTTCtctttttatttgaattttgagtTCTACGTTGACTTAGGCGTTTTAATGACAACATATTAACATGATTCATGAATCATCATTAGTAGTGTAATATTTTCTAATAAATATTTCTTGAATTTAACTTATATATGTGGTTTTGTAAAGAAATTTTATACTATCAATATAATTTACTCTATTGTTTAAGTTACTTTATTAGACTTATCATAAAAAGTTATATTGCTTATTATTCCAAGACAATTTAACCTAcagattaaattaaaaatagtgaGTGTGTCATCAAATGAACCAACTTCCTTTAATGGAGTACTTAGTAAAAGTAACTCTGCAACTTGAGACTCCAATCCTAATTCGTTCCCGTAAAGTTCTTTTATCCTATGTATGATCGTTACTGCAAATTATATATCTTCCTTTAAAGTTAAACTAATTATTATTGTAATCTACCCTCTTTTCCTAGTTATATAAAATTCTTCGTAATGTCGATGGATAATTTTGACGGGAAAATGTTTATCAtatatattaataataataatcatcataCCATCTTAATTAGCGACTATTTGACCTTTCTGGCATTTGATGTTTTCACAATTCTCTAAGATGATGCACTTTGTGAGATTTTATAGAACTCATATATGTGAGCATTGTTGTTCTGCATTTCCCATTCCGTTTCTATATAATCACTAGTCCTATTATTCTCAGATCGAGTGGTTAACTCCTGTTGCTTAATTTTGTTGACAACAGGTATATTGCTGGGATATGTGTCCAACTTCGCCTTCTCCAAGCTCCCAGCAAACTTGAGCTGGCGATTCATGTTAGGAATCGGAGCAGTTCCTTCTGTATTCTTGGCTATAAGTGTTCTAGCCATGCCCGAGTCACCGCGTTGGCTCGTCATGCAAGGTCGACTTTCCGAAGCAAGAACTGTTCTTAAGAAAATCTCCGAATCACCCGAAGAAGCAGATTTGAGACTTTCTGAAATCAAAGAAGCCGCTGGAATACCCGAATGCTGCAACGACGACGTTGTGGAAGTCCCAAAACGACCCAAAGGTGACAGTGTATGGAGAGAACTATTCGTTTCTCCTACACCAGCTATTAAACACATACTACTTACTGGCCTTGGTATCCATTTTTTTCAACAAGCAAGTGGAATTGACTCTGTTGTTTTGTATAGTCCAACAATTTTTGAGAAGGCGGGTATTAAATCAGACACGGATAGGTTACTTGCCACAGTAGCAGTGGGAATCATAAAGACAATATTTATTTTAGTAGCCACATTTTTACTAGACAGAGTTGGACGTAGGCCGTTACTTCTAACAAGTGTTGGTGGAATGGTCATGTCATTAATATTCCTCTCTATTGGACTTACAGTAATTGACCACTCAGATGGCACGGTATTTTGGGCCATAGCACTTTGTATCACAATGGTATTGGTTTATGTTGCACTTTTCTCAATTGGGGCTGGTCCAATCACATGGGTGTATAGTTCTGAGATTTTTCCATTAAGACTCAGGGCAACAGGGTGCGGTTTAGCTGTGGCACTGAACAGGGTTACAAGTGGGGTGGTATCAATGACATTCTTGTCGTTGGAAAAGGCGATAACGATCGGAGGGGCGTTCTTTTTGTATGCAGGACTTGCAGGATTGGCTTGGGTGTTTTTCTTTACGTTAATGCCAGAAACGCAGGGGAAAACATTAGAGGAAACTGAGGAATTGTTTGGAAATTTCTTCAAGTGGAGGTCAACATTGCGAGAGCTCCAGGCAAAAGAGGAGAATAACAACGCCCAGATTCAGATGGCTACTGTGCCTGCTGTTGGTAGTTGAAAAAGACGATGGAAAATATTTGGATATCGTTTACATTGGTTTTACTCCAGGGGATTTTCTGTCAACTTAAACTATTACAAGTTGGAAAACCATCCTTGTTTCAGTGTTTTAATATTGTTGTCCTTTTTGCTTTTACATAGTTCAAAATAATAGATTACGAGATATTTAAACTCGTAATATGGCCGTTTTAAACTGTAACCTTTTTAGCCGTTTGGCTGTTTTTTTATGGAAATTAAACTTTCTATCCTCACCTCTCAAGATGTCGGTTTGGTTGGaagtgaaaataataataatatggaATTTAGGAAGTATGGATAAAGGGGTAAAGAAAGAAACATGTTTAGGAAAAGAAATACTCCCtatgtttcaatttagatgacacgTTTTTCTTATAAGTCCGTTCCAAAAATAATGACACATTCTAtaattggaaataattcaactttaaattcTTCATTATAccaattttacccttaatgagaaggaTTTATAACTACGCAAATGTCATGATCCCACAACCTTTTACCCTTTAAGTTTTATGACcgcaagtttcaaaagtctttttttttcttaaactatgtgccgagtcaaactacttCATCTAATTTGAAACAACGGGAGTATACTTGTCTATCCCTTCGGGGACATCAGATAAAATGGGAAAGATACAGAGTATACTTGTCTCTCGGATTTCCAAAAGGGTTTATAATATCTTGGGTCACTCAACCAATTACTTTAGGGTTTGGATTGATACTTAGATAATTGCAAGTACAGGGGAATTTATTACTCCttctgtttcaatttagatgaaaCAGTTTGACTTGGTATGTAgtttaagaagaagaaaaagacttttgaaacttgtgatttTAAAAGTTTAAGGGTAAAAGCTTTGTGGGTCATGatatttgtatggttataaaagcttcgcATTAAAGATAAAAtaggtaaaatgaagagtttaaagttgaattatttccaaatttagaaatgtttCATTTATTCtgaaacagactaaaaaggaaaaaaaatcatcTAATTTGAAACGAATGGAGTAACTTTTATTTATGAATTACAGGTGaattaaaaaatatagaaaataaaagaaaaggagaagaataagAGAGACAAGAAGTTTATATGATAGTGTCGATTTCAGTGTGTCCTGATGATGAAAGAAGATATGAGAGAAATGTTTTGAGACGAGCATTTTATGAGGAAGCTGGAAAGCACTCTCCATCCATTGCATCAATTAATGTAATTTGAAAGCTTTTCATTTTGAACATTATGATTACAAGGGGAATGGATTTACGAGTTTAACCTGACGTAGGATGTGGTTATCTCAACGAAAAAAGGATGAGTACCTTCACTTGAAAAGTTACTGGATGGTTCTAAATACTGTTTCCGGAAATAGAAAAAATGAAAGTAAATGAACGCTCTCGCAGTGCTCTTTGTTATACAGAGAACGTAGAGCTAGGTGAAGGCACATTCAAGTGATCCTGTTTAAATATCCTTTTAGAGGAGGAGAAGGTTTCCCGCTTTGTGCTGGTGTATTTTTGGAGCCCGAAACTGAAATGACGTATTTTTGTACTTAAAATACGTTTATacagttaatttttttttacatttctACATAACagaaagttagccgttaaagtaaaacgaTATTGCGTTttgttaaaaaattattttttaaagagaaacgcagtattatactgggTTTCCCTATAATAAAATATAACCTCTCCTTCTTCCCACGATCTGTCTCCTTCCATTTCTTAAAAAAACGCACCCCACCACTACTGGTCCCCCCCCACgattaaaaaaataattcttGGACCCCACCCGTCACACAAAAAGTGAAGAGCATAGGTCCCGCATACAACTcaagctttggattccttctttcggggtCAAAATTTCGAATTTCCGatatttcaaaaaacttaaattgaggtatttcgatttagtttatgtcgaaactcgtagagcatatgcatatttgttttgttgaatgtgtttccacgttgatttgtgttatgtttgtgattttgtatgttattttttaccggattgaattattagccttgggacaaaaaatagttaaaacttgataaataatttttattgttaatgaAATTGTTCACAAAtatcttttactgttttatatgtaattttgtgaatgttatgttcatatatttgttgtttttatttagtttagattatttatttgcttaaagaatagtggccttttagcgtagtaaaatatagagctcTTTAGCGTAGTATAATATAGAaccttatagcgtagtaaaatacagagccttttagcatagtaaaatatagagccttttagcgtagtaaaatatagagccttttagcgtagagtctctgtagtttaagtatgtactaactacaaactctatccaattacactttacaaaattaattatttaatttataaaataaacttacaaaactaacaaattaatatatgttgtcaaattaactcaaatatcgagcctggacccatagataattacactgtccaattaaataattaattatttaatttattaaactaacaaaattttaaacttattgaaattgacacacataataattaaggataacttggtgctactgggcctcaaatatcgaatttggaacccatagataattactctgtccacttaaaaaataattatttaatttattaaactaacaaaattttaatcttattgaaattgacacacataataattaaggatagcttggtgctactgggtctcaaatatcgagcctggaacccatagataattactctatccaattataaaattaattatttaatttattataacacacaaaattataaaaatattgaaattgacacacataataattaaggatagtttGGTGCAaatgggcctcaaatatcgagcctggaacccatagataattactttatccaattataaaattaattattttatttataaaactaacaaaattctaaaaatgttgaaattaacacacataataattaaggatagcttgatgctaatgggcctcaaatatcgagcctggaacccatagataattacactctgtccaattataaaattaattattttatttataaaactaacaaaattctaaaaatgttgaaattgacacacataataattaaggatagcttggtgctaatAGGCCTCAAATATTGAGcatggaacccatagataattactctgtccaattataaaattaattatttaatttattataacacaaacacacaattaatattgtttgaattatAGTAGACGATATGGACTTGCCGCATGTGCATCCTGGACCAGCCGCGGATCAGGTACTAGTGTTATAGGGCGAGCATAGGTCCTCCTATGTATGGGAGGGACATCTATTAGATCAGACTCTCCGCGCCAGGAGACCGGACGACTTGTGGGACTTTTTTAGGGGGAGAGTTTTCCATGCCCGCGTAGTCCATCGCCTGCGTGCTACGGGCTTCCTTAGGATTTTTGAGATTGGGAGGATGCATATCGATTGGTCTCTCATCGCGACATTGATATAgtggtggcgaccggagacacacacttttcaccttcccactggagaggccaccatcacgctttAGGATGTTCAGGTTTCGTATGGGCTGCGTGTAGATGGACTGGCCGTTGCACTGCCCCCAGTATATGAGAGCTATGACGCGTCCCCAATATTTGGATTTGCTGGGGCAGTATACTGGTTTCAGACCACAGGGTGAGGCTGCACTTAGAAGGGGCAGTCACATTTCTGTGACAGCTATCAGAGAGCATATGGAGGTATTGCACCGCGATATTACCGGCGAGATAGAGGATATCCATATTGACCGGTACACAAGATTGGCGCTATTCCTTCTTTTTggggtgtcttgttcccgaacacttcgggaaatCTAGTGAGTATGCGCTTTTTGCATCATCTGCAGCAGCTAGATGAGTTACCCCAGTACAGCTGGGGTGTTGCTGTTCTAGCATACCTATACAAGAGTATGTGTCGGGCGAGCATGGGCACCCAGGTAGACATATGTGGTTTTCTACCGCTTCTACATGTGACAATATTTTtgaatactctgttcattactccgaattctatatagtcaaaatgactcttaaattttacgtcaaccttttatcttaggtttgggcctgacAACGGATGCTGCCGTTGCATCCACCTCTACCACCACTAGAACCGGGTGTAGCACCTTCGTTTATCCCTCTAGCTACGAGGTGGGTTCTCCggcgtgggaactaccgagggactgatgctcatcataatctcccccttgtcaGGGATGTGTTAGATATGCTGGTGGCCGGACAagtaaatatgtacctaaacttacttgttataaattcacttgtgttgcacatactcacttttatgttattatttcatAGTTTatctggacgccatacaacgACGAGTTGCTAGCTCATCTGCCCGATTATTGCTCAGTCGACC
This sequence is a window from Nicotiana sylvestris chromosome 3, ASM39365v2, whole genome shotgun sequence. Protein-coding genes within it:
- the LOC104217980 gene encoding polyol transporter 5-like; translated protein: MADKKHGRNAVCGQLQIAFDPPKKPKRNKYATACSFLASLASILLGYDIGVMSGAIIYIKKDLNINDVQVEILAGILNLYSLIGSAAAGRTSDWIGRRNTMVVAAVIFFVGAILMGFATNYAFLMFGRFVAGIGVGYALMIAPVYTAEVSPASSRGFLTSFPEVFINGGILLGYVSNFAFSKLPANLSWRFMLGIGAVPSVFLAISVLAMPESPRWLVMQGRLSEARTVLKKISESPEEADLRLSEIKEAAGIPECCNDDVVEVPKRPKGDSVWRELFVSPTPAIKHILLTGLGIHFFQQASGIDSVVLYSPTIFEKAGIKSDTDRLLATVAVGIIKTIFILVATFLLDRVGRRPLLLTSVGGMVMSLIFLSIGLTVIDHSDGTVFWAIALCITMVLVYVALFSIGAGPITWVYSSEIFPLRLRATGCGLAVALNRVTSGVVSMTFLSLEKAITIGGAFFLYAGLAGLAWVFFFTLMPETQGKTLEETEELFGNFFKWRSTLRELQAKEENNNAQIQMATVPAVGS